The DNA segment TCACAGCGTCGTAAACATCCTGGGCCAAGAGTTCTTTGTCGTAAACATCCTGGGCGAAGAGTTCTTTCATGACTGGGTCCTCTTTAGCGGGCGGCAGGAGGTCAACTAAATCATCTTTTATCTTAACTTTGTCTATCTTGTGGGCCTTAAGAACCGCGACCATTGGAAGAAAATGGCCGTTTGATAGGGCAAGCGGCTTCACAATAATGGGCGAGGCCATGCGGCCAGACTCGCCAGCTTCGACATTTCCATGAAACTTGCCATCCTTAAAGTCCTGGAAGATGATGGGCAAACCCAAGTAAGGCTTGGCCAACGAGATGGCCGAACCGCGTCGGTGGGCGTCTAAATTGTCATAGTCGTTCCACTTTGATCCGCTCATTGGCGAGTACTCGATTCTCCCTACTTGTCCTTTTCGGAACCTTGCCCAAAATGTGCCGAGGCTTGACCATAACTGCTTGGCATCCTGTGGGCTCCCGCCCAGAACGATTCTGCCTCCGGTCAGAGTGGGCAGATTCTCAAGCGTGTCGCCAGGAGAAACCAACGACTTGAACCACTTCTCGCGCGCCGAAGCGTCCGGCGGTGGAAGCCACGTCTTGGAATTGTCCTCCGTTACTTGAAGCGCGCCGCATCCTCGTCGAGTACGGGCGCCGACGCCTCCGAAGGCGATCCACGCTTTGACGGCGTTCTCGATCTGTTGCTGGGTCTGTTCATCTAACTCAGCGTCCATACAGAGGCTCAGTTCAAACTGAACCCCGATCCTGCAGTAGGCTTCCGGCGCTGGGTTGTCGCCGCGCTGCTCTTGAAAGGGGAAGGTGAAGTAGCCCTCGCGCGGTCCCTCTCGCGGAGTACTTCTTGGAACGACTTCGCTCAGTTTTCTTTTGCTGCCCTGGTCGGTCAGTTTAACACGGACGCCCACTTTTGAAGGGCCGCCCTTGGGCGGATCGTCCTCTTTCTTCTTAGTCTCCGTGGCACTGCCCCAAATGCGCCACTCGGCCTCGTACATCTCTTCAGCGGTCTTGAACTTAGCCCCGGCCGTCGCGCGCCACCAGTATCGCAGTTGGCCCCGTATCGCCGCTGGGCGAATGACGTTCAGGTCGTCAATCTCCCTCGCCTGATAGCCGCCGCCAAACAGGGGGGTGACGACCTTTAACTTTAACGACAAAGAATGAGTGTCTCGCGCAGGCTCGCTCCAAACCGGAGCCGTGATTGTACTTTGTCTAACGCCCATAGTCATCTCCCTCTTGCCTCTTTGTTAGATATTGCGCGAAGTATTGAGAATAATTCGAAGGCTCTATTAAGACTCCTGTAAGTCGATGCGGGCCTTTTCAATGCGACGTCTGAATCTTGCGGGCAACTCGTCCCACACGTGCAAATCCACTCTAAAGGGCAAGTTGCTTTCTTCTAAGGCTTCCCGCAGGTCTCCGACGGCTCTGCGCTGATCGGGCGTGGAAAAGACAACTAGATCAAGGTCAGAGTTCGCTCTTGCTGTTCCTTCTGCACGGGAGCCGAAAGCCCAAACCCGCGTGCCAGGCAGGTGCGCTTCCAGCAAGCGCGCCAAGATTTCCCATTGGGACTGAGAAATATCGATCTTTGGTTTGGTCACCGTGATTCGCCGGTCATTTCGCGGAATAGTTGGATCGCGTCGGCCAAAAAGGCTGGCGCCGTTGCGACTCTCGCGTCCACATAATCCATCCACGACTCTATCTTGCCGCCCAGGAGGTTGTTCTCATTGGCGATTCGGAGAATCGGTCGAGGGGAGTTTGGAATGTCCGTAACGCCGTACTTCTCGACTAAATGCCGCTTGATAACAGACTCCGCGATAGCGTCCTTGTCCAGTTCTGGCAAGCCTGGGCGGTCTGCTCGGTAGTTATCCAGTTGCTCTTCCAGTCTGCCCAGCGCGACTTCAACCTACCGTAATCGGTCATCTAAAATTCCCCCGTTAGTCTACCCACCCCATTCTCACCCCTTGGGAACTCAGCAGAATCTGAAATCCCTCCAACTGCCCCTTGTCTTCGTACACCTGGCCTGGGCGCACATCGGACAAAAAGCAATGTGCGGCCAGGGCGCCGGATGCCTCGCCGATGTTCCATTCGACCGGGTGCAGGCGGTAACAGCCGTTGGTAATGTGCGTCGTCCCAATATTCTTGCAAGCGGGCAGTAGGTTTGTCAACCTAACGGGAATCAAAGCGCCTAAGGGGATCTGGAAAGGCAGGGCGGCAACGTCCAGATAGCCCAGGATGGGCGATCGGGGATGCAGGTCGATGCGATAATGGCCGATGCCGACGCTGTCGGGGAAATGTTCAGCCGAATTACGGTCGCCTGCGATGTGCTGCTGCAACACGGTAAAGCGGGATACTATTCGTCGCGATTCGCGAATGTAGGGCGCTTGGGCGAATCCGTCCGATGTCCCAGTCAAATCGCCGCATGGACGCAGGCCGGTCATGCCCCGTTCTGTTTGCAAGTAGTAAAGCAGCGAGAGGGTCAGCTGGCGCGCGCCTTCTGATCTTTCCTTTCGGGTTTCTTCGTCCACATCGACGATCGGGCCCAGGAAGTAGTCGTTCTGCGGCCAGTTGAGGATGGTTGCCGAATGTCGGGCCGGATTCCACTGGCTTCCGTCCACAATGCGCCGGTAGTCGAAGAGCTCCATCGGTTCCCATGTTTTGGCTTGCCCAGTGATGGGATCGGCCGTCGTCATGCTAAGCAAGGGCCCCGGCCAAAAGGAGGGTTGAAAGGAGCGCCAAAAGTCGTACTGCTTTGGCTT comes from the Armatimonadota bacterium genome and includes:
- a CDS encoding nucleotidyltransferase domain-containing protein, whose translation is MTKPKIDISQSQWEILARLLEAHLPGTRVWAFGSRAEGTARANSDLDLVVFSTPDQRRAVGDLREALEESNLPFRVDLHVWDELPARFRRRIEKARIDLQES
- a CDS encoding FAD-dependent oxidoreductase, with translation MPGVKTQILIVGGSLGGVSAAIAAAEMGVETVLAADGNWLGGQLTSQAVPPDENQWIETVGCTARYQKLRSLIRAAYRAMPEYIGDGMNPGGGWVSRLCFEPLVGVRVIENWLAALPSLKVLKGLLPIEAESIADRVASITFIDAEGRITGIEADYILDATETGDLLPMVGAEYRVGAEARSETGEPNALETADPTAQQAITWCMAVQYDPASDHTIEKPKQYDFWRSFQPSFWPGPLLSMTTADPITGQAKTWEPMELFDYRRIVDGSQWNPARHSATILNWPQNDYFLGPIVDVDEETRKERSEGARQLTLSLLYYLQTERGMTGLRPCGDLTGTSDGFAQAPYIRESRRIVSRFTVLQQHIAGDRNSAEHFPDSVGIGHYRIDLHPRSPILGYLDVAALPFQIPLGALIPVRLTNLLPACKNIGTTHITNGCYRLHPVEWNIGEASGALAAHCFLSDVRPGQVYEDKGQLEGFQILLSSQGVRMGWVD
- the cmr1 gene encoding type III-B CRISPR module RAMP protein Cmr1, which encodes MGVRQSTITAPVWSEPARDTHSLSLKLKVVTPLFGGGYQAREIDDLNVIRPAAIRGQLRYWWRATAGAKFKTAEEMYEAEWRIWGSATETKKKEDDPPKGGPSKVGVRVKLTDQGSKRKLSEVVPRSTPREGPREGYFTFPFQEQRGDNPAPEAYCRIGVQFELSLCMDAELDEQTQQQIENAVKAWIAFGGVGARTRRGCGALQVTEDNSKTWLPPPDASAREKWFKSLVSPGDTLENLPTLTGGRIVLGGSPQDAKQLWSSLGTFWARFRKGQVGRIEYSPMSGSKWNDYDNLDAHRRGSAISLAKPYLGLPIIFQDFKDGKFHGNVEAGESGRMASPIIVKPLALSNGHFLPMVAVLKAHKIDKVKIKDDLVDLLPPAKEDPVMKELFAQDVYDKELLAQDVYDAVIVAAKGHVGTEVVSL